The genomic interval ACGCGGTGACCCGGCGCCCGCGGCCTCCCGCCGCGCCCGCTCCTCCTCCACCAGCACCCCCAGCCGCTCCAGCAGCGCCTGCCGGTTGGGCAGGCCGGTGAGGGCGTCCTGCAACGACATCCGGCGGATCTGCTCGGTGCGTGCTGCGACCTTCGCGTCCAGCTCTTCGACGCGTTCCGCGGCCGCCTTGGTCATCCGCCGCTTCGCCGCGAGGGCCGCGGCGGCCTGCCGCACCTCCACCGCGTCGAAGGGCTTCTTGAGGATCAGCAGCTGGTCGTTGCGGCGGAAGCTGCGGCCCACCTCCCCGAGGCTCCGGTCGCTGAAGGCGGTCGCCACGACCACCTGCAGGCCCGGATCGGCGGCGAAGAGGTGGCGGATCGTCTCGATCCCGTCCCAGCCGCCCGGCATCCGCATGTCCACGAAGGCGACGTCGAAGGGCGTGCCGGCGCGGACCGCCGCCTCGACCAGGCGCAACCCGTCGCGGCCGGAACCGGCGACCGACACCCGAACCGCGTCGGCCTCGGCTGGGGCATCGACCGCCCCGGCCTCCGGCCCGAAGAGCGCGGCCTCCATCGCGTCGAGCTGCCGTCCGTCCGGGTCGCTGCGCACGCCGGTGCCGCGGCTGAAGATCTTCTCGTAATCCGCCAGGATCGCCGGTGTGTCGTCGATGGCAAGCACCCGCACCGCGGGCGCAGCCCCGGCGAGGCGCGCAGGTGATCCGGCACCGAGCGGCCGGGGTGCGGGTGCGGGTGCGCTCACGCCGCCTCCCGCTTGAACCGCGGCGCCGAGGCCGTCGGCGTCGGTGCGAGCGGGAGCTCCAGCCGGAGCGTGGCGCCGCGGCCGAGGCCTTCGCTCGCCGCATCGAGGCGGCCGCCCATGGCGGTGGCCGCGTTGGCCGAGGTGTGCAGGCCGATGCCCAGGCCGCCGGGCTTGGTGCTGTTGCCCGGCCGGAAGAGCGTCGGAAAGCGTCCGCCCTCGATGCCGACGCCGCGGTCGACGACCTCGATCGCCGCGAAGCCGACGCCGGCTTCCACCACCCGCACCTGCACCGCCGCCGGCTCCGCCTCACCGCCCGCCGCTTCGCGGGTGGCGCGGACGGCGTTGGTGATCAGGTTCCCGAGGATCTGCAGCACCGCGTGGCGGTCCGCGTGGAGCACGACGCCCGCGCCGGAGCCGGTGGCCCGCAACGCGATGCCCTCGATCGTCGCCGAGCCGCCGTAGATCCGCAGCGCGTCCTGCACGATCTCCTCCGCATCCACGGGCTGAAGCACCGCCTCGCGGGCTTCGGCCGTCGCGTGCGCCACGTCGTTCTCCCGGGCAACGACGTGGCGGAGGTGCTCGACACCCGCCAGCACCGTCTCCAGGTCGCCGCGGAGCCCGCTGCGTTCGGCCTCGAGCCGATTGTGGAGGGCGGCGAGGTACCGCGGGAGGCCGCCGCCGCGCGGGTCGTCGCGCAGGAAGGCCGCCGCCGTCGCCGCGTCGGCGCCCAGCAGCCCCAGGGCGCGGCCGAGCCCGGGGAGCCGGCTGCTCCGGACCCCGGTGTCGGCGCTGGAGGCGGCGAGGGCGAGGCTGTTCAGCGTGTTGCCCACGTTGTGGAGGATCGTCACCGCGACGTCGGCGCGGCCGGCCCGCCGCTGGACGTCCTGCTCGTCCCGCTCCCGCTGGGCCCGCTCGGAGAGGTCGGTGATGACCAGCACGTAGCGCCGCGGCCGGCCCGCGTCGTCCCGCACCGCCACCAGATCGACCGCGAAGCTCGACCCGCCATGGGGCACGTCGTCGAGGTGGAGGTCCTCGCCGCCGGCGATTGCGGCCCGCAGGTCCGACGCGACGCCGGCGGGCGCGACGTCGGCGAGCCGGGGAACGTCCGCGGCGCAGCCGTGGAAGGCCGCCTCGGCCGCCGGGTTCACCCAGGACACCGTGCCGTCCGCCTCGGCGAGCAGAACCGCGTGGCGGGTGTGCTCCGCCACCGTCGCGAGCAGCTGCGTGCGTTCCTGCGAGATCGCCAGGTCGAACATCTGCCGCCGGATCCGATGCACGGCGGGGCGGAACAGCAGCAGCGCCTCGAGCCCGATCACCCCCAGCAGCAGGAGCCCCGCGGCGAGGTGCGCCCGCCTCAGCCGGGCCACCTTCAGCGCCGCGGCGGCCTCGAATTCGGCCACCCGCTCGTCCATCCGCAGCAGGAAGCTCTTCTCAGTCCGCAGCAGGGCCCCGAGCGAGCCGGCGGGTCCGCCCCGCGCAAGCTCCTCCCGCACGCGGCCCGCCGCCTCCTGGAACGCGGCAAGAGCGGCGTCGAGCTCGGACGCAGGGAGGTCCAAGACGCCGGCGGACGCGTCCGCAGCTTCCGCGCCGGAGCCCGCGAGCCGGGCGTGCACGGCGTCGAGCCGGAGCAGGTCGGCGTCGAGCCGCTCGAGGACGCCCGGCCGCGACGGCCACGCCGCGCCCAGCAACGCCTCCTTCACCACCCGCTGCGAGAGCATCCGCTGCCGCCCGGCGAGATTGATGGTGGCGGCGTCGTGGCCGTGGGCCGAGAGCATCGTGGCCAGCAGCGCGTGGCTGCCGAGGACCAGCGCCGCGATGAGGCAGAGCCCGACCGCGTACCCGACGCGCAGCCGCCGACCGGCCGCGCGAGCGAGGCCCGCCGCCCGGTCCGACGCGGTCAACGGGTTCGCGTCCCGGGGGGTGTGGAGCGGCCTCTGCACGCCGCGGTATCGACCGGCCCGCGGCGGTTCTGAACCCGCCCGACCCGCCCTCCCCCCGCAGCGCGAGCCGGTGGAAGTCCGGCGAGAGCATCGGGCTGCATCCGCGGATCACCCCGCACGCGGGGCCGGTCGGCAATTCTCGCACGGTGCGCTATAGGGGGATCTCCCTCCAGCCGATACGCCCGCGTCGTTCCCATGAACCACCGCGCGCTGATCATCTTGCCCGACGCGAGCTGCGTCGCCGCCGCGGAGCACGCGGGCATCCGCTGCATGGGCGACCTCGCGGTGCTCGGCGGCCTCACCGACGCCGAGGTGGACATCGCCGGCTCGCTGGCGTGCGAGGGCCGGATCGTCGGAGGCCGGGTCGCCTGCGGCGGCCGGCTGACCTGCCTGAGCCTCGGTGCCGAGGATTCACCCACCGCGGTCTGGGTGAACGCACCCCCGCCGGACGACCGCGATGTCGTCGAGGCCGGCTGGCGTCAGCACGCCACGCTCGGCCGCGAGCTCGCGGATTTGGGTCCGCGGGACGACGCCCGGCGGCAAGAGCTCCAAGCCCGACGCGAGGGCATCCTCTGGCGCTTGGACCGGCTCGCCGAGAGCTTCGGCGGCGGGGTGTTGGAGGTCCTCGAGACGCTGGAGCCCGGCGTCTCGCTTCGGCTGGGCGTCCGCCCGGAGCGGTACACCTTCGTTCAGCGGATCGCCGGGCCCCTGCGGATCGAGGCCGCGCCCGACGGGCACCCGCTGCTGCGGCAGGGCGACCGGGTGACGCCGCTGCGGGGGGCCGGCGGCTGGGTCCGGGCCTGATCCAGGCGCCTGCCTGGACCTGCGCTGGTGTCGGTGCTTACGCTCCGCGATGCCCCAGCCGCTCGACACCCGCGGCGTCATGCCCAACGGACCCGCCGAGCACCAGCTCGACGTCGCCCTGCGCGCCGCGGGCGGCGGCTCGTGGATGTGGTGGCCGACGGAAGATCGCGTTTCGCTCAGCGACACCTGCTGGACGATGCTGGGCTTCGCGCCCGGCGAGTTCGGACCCTCGGGCACGGCCTGGATCGAGCGGATGCACCCCGAAGACGCCGCACGCTTCGCGGCGGTCACCGCCCGGTGCTTCGACGGCTCGGAGGACGAGTACCGGGAGGTGATCCGGTGGCGGTGCAAGGACCAGAGCTGGAAGCACATCCTCAGCAGCGGCCGGGCGGTGCAGCGCGACGCGGAAGGCCGGGCCGTCACCTTCGTCGGGGTGCTGATCGACGTAGAGCCGATCCACCGCCTGCGGCGGAAGGTGGAGGATCAGAACGAGCAGCTCGCCGCCCAGGTCGCGGAGCTCGGGGATCGCAACCACGAGCTCGAACGCTTCTCCCACGTCGCCAGCCATGACCTCCGGAGTCCGCTTCGCAACATGTTGATGTTCGCCTCGCACCTGGAGCGGTCGCTGCCCAAGGGAGGCCAAGAAGCCGCCTACGCCAGGCGGATCACCCGGGCCGGCCGGCGCATGCACAACCTGCTCGACGCGCTGCTGGAGTACGCGGAGTCCGGCCGGGGCAAGCGGCCGACCGGCGTCGCGGACCTCGCCCGCGTCGTGAGCGACGTGGTCGAGGACTCGCAGCTGGCCGCCCGGGGTGCCGCTGTGTGCGTCGGCGCCCTGCCGACCGTCTCCGGGGACCCGGTGCTGCTGCGGCAGCTGATGCAGAACCTCCTGCTCAACGCCTTCAAGTACG from Phycisphaera mikurensis NBRC 102666 carries:
- a CDS encoding ATP-binding protein, translated to MTASDRAAGLARAAGRRLRVGYAVGLCLIAALVLGSHALLATMLSAHGHDAATINLAGRQRMLSQRVVKEALLGAAWPSRPGVLERLDADLLRLDAVHARLAGSGAEAADASAGVLDLPASELDAALAAFQEAAGRVREELARGGPAGSLGALLRTEKSFLLRMDERVAEFEAAAALKVARLRRAHLAAGLLLLGVIGLEALLLFRPAVHRIRRQMFDLAISQERTQLLATVAEHTRHAVLLAEADGTVSWVNPAAEAAFHGCAADVPRLADVAPAGVASDLRAAIAGGEDLHLDDVPHGGSSFAVDLVAVRDDAGRPRRYVLVITDLSERAQRERDEQDVQRRAGRADVAVTILHNVGNTLNSLALAASSADTGVRSSRLPGLGRALGLLGADAATAAAFLRDDPRGGGLPRYLAALHNRLEAERSGLRGDLETVLAGVEHLRHVVARENDVAHATAEAREAVLQPVDAEEIVQDALRIYGGSATIEGIALRATGSGAGVVLHADRHAVLQILGNLITNAVRATREAAGGEAEPAAVQVRVVEAGVGFAAIEVVDRGVGIEGGRFPTLFRPGNSTKPGGLGIGLHTSANAATAMGGRLDAASEGLGRGATLRLELPLAPTPTASAPRFKREAA
- a CDS encoding sensor histidine kinase; this encodes MPQPLDTRGVMPNGPAEHQLDVALRAAGGGSWMWWPTEDRVSLSDTCWTMLGFAPGEFGPSGTAWIERMHPEDAARFAAVTARCFDGSEDEYREVIRWRCKDQSWKHILSSGRAVQRDAEGRAVTFVGVLIDVEPIHRLRRKVEDQNEQLAAQVAELGDRNHELERFSHVASHDLRSPLRNMLMFASHLERSLPKGGQEAAYARRITRAGRRMHNLLDALLEYAESGRGKRPTGVADLARVVSDVVEDSQLAARGAAVCVGALPTVSGDPVLLRQLMQNLLLNAFKYAGGRPPRVSILAERQEASADRSARVRICVADAGEGFDPAEAERLFSPFQRMSHSAEGSGVGLAVVRRVAEQHGGRAWAAMVNADQATRFYVELPG